In Aeromicrobium sp. A1-2, the DNA window TCTTGGCGACGGTCGGCTTGTTGGCGTGGAGCAGGCTGGCGAAGCCCTTGGTGAAGCGGCTCATCATGGCGTAGTCGACCATCGGGTCCCAGGTGCCGGCGGGATCGTGGTTGGTCATCTGTACGACCGGGTCGAGCACTGTGCCCGCTGTGCCGTGGCTGAGGCCGAGCCCGCCGTCCATCAGGTTCTCTGCGGTCGCGGCGAGGTCGTAGCCGCCGCAGAAACCTTTGCCGCGTCCGCTGAGGACGATCACGTGTACACGGGGATCCAGGTCGGCCTGCTCGACTGCATGTGCCAGCTCGATCGGGGTGTCAGCGGTGATCGAGTTGCCCTGGTCGGGCCGGTTGAAGGTGAGGCGGGCTACGCGCCCGTCGACCTCGTACGTCAGTGTCTTGTAGGTGGGCGGCTCATGGTCTGGTGGTGCGGTGTGGGCGAATGGGGAGTTGGCCCCTTCGAACGAGCCGGCTCTCCAAGGAGCACCTCCGGGCTCTGGCGTCGTGGTCGGGGAGTTAGTGTCGGGGTTGCTGTTCACGTGAGGCTCC includes these proteins:
- a CDS encoding crotonase/enoyl-CoA hydratase family protein, with translation MNSNPDTNSPTTTPEPGGAPWRAGSFEGANSPFAHTAPPDHEPPTYKTLTYEVDGRVARLTFNRPDQGNSITADTPIELAHAVEQADLDPRVHVIVLSGRGKGFCGGYDLAATAENLMDGGLGLSHGTAGTVLDPVVQMTNHDPAGTWDPMVDYAMMSRFTKGFASLLHANKPTVAKIHGFCVAGGTDIALHCDQIVIAADAKIGYPPTRVWGVPSAGMWAHRLGDQRAKRLLLTGDCLSGKEAAEWGLAIEAPSPEDLDERTEILVQRIAAMPLNQLMMVKLALNAALLAQGVQNSQMISTVFDGISRHTREGYAFQQRAAEAGFRDAVRERDSAPYGDFGPSANKD